From the genome of Xiphophorus hellerii strain 12219 chromosome 11, Xiphophorus_hellerii-4.1, whole genome shotgun sequence, one region includes:
- the mpzl2b gene encoding myelin protein zero-like protein 2b isoform X1 translates to MDRLWFLVFLGGFVIAGVQHVWGIEVFTTSEVEAVNGTSVKLKCTFSSTQPVSLQTVTVSWDFRSITSKSTERMFYYQEDPYPPEKGIFKGHVKWSGDIMRKDASITLNDVLPTFNGTYICQVVNPPDAHGSTGETILRVVNKETLSEISLLAAIVGGSCAVILVFLGIFIAVKMYRKNNNKKDIEMRLEEYRKDPTVCSPAEAVHLTALETKKEAVS, encoded by the exons ATGGATCGGTTATGGTTTCTTGTTTTCCTGGGAGGATTCGTGATAGCAG ggGTGCAGCATGTTTGGGGAATAGAAGTTTTCACCACAAGCGAAGTGGAAGCGGTCAATGGAACGAGTGTGAAGCTCAAGTGTACATTCAGCTCCACGCAACCTGTGTCGCTTCAGACAGTTACAGTATCATGGGACTTCCGGTCCATCACTTCAAAAAGTACTGAACGT ATGTTTTACTATCAGGAAGATCCATATCCTCCCGAAAAAGGGATATTCAAAGGGCATGTGAAGTGGTCCGGAGACATAATGAGAAAAGATGCCTCAATCACCTTGAATGATGTTCTCCCTACGTTTAACGGCACCTACATCTGTCAGGTGGTCAATCCTCCAGATGCCCACGGCAGTACTGGAGAAACCATCCTAAGAGTCGTCAACAAAG AAACTCTCTCTGAGATCAGCCTCCTGGCGGCCATTGTCGGAGGCTCCTGCGCCGTCATCCTGGTCTTTCTTGGTATCTTCATTGCTGTGAAGATGTACAGGAAGAATAATAACAAAAAGGACATTGAGATGCGCCTAGAGGAGTACAGAAAAGACCCAACTGTGTG TTCACCTGCAGAGGCAGTCCACCTGACAGCTCTGGAAACAAAGAAGGAAGCTGTCAGTTGA
- the mpzl2b gene encoding myelin protein zero-like protein 2b isoform X2 → MDRLWFLVFLGGFVIAGVQHVWGIEVFTTSEVEAVNGTSVKLKCTFSSTQPVSLQTVTVSWDFRSITSKSTERMFYYQEDPYPPEKGIFKGHVKWSGDIMRKDASITLNDVLPTFNGTYICQVVNPPDAHGSTGETILRVVNKETLSEISLLAAIVGGSCAVILVFLGIFIAVKMYRKNNNKKDIEMRLEEYRKDPTVW, encoded by the exons ATGGATCGGTTATGGTTTCTTGTTTTCCTGGGAGGATTCGTGATAGCAG ggGTGCAGCATGTTTGGGGAATAGAAGTTTTCACCACAAGCGAAGTGGAAGCGGTCAATGGAACGAGTGTGAAGCTCAAGTGTACATTCAGCTCCACGCAACCTGTGTCGCTTCAGACAGTTACAGTATCATGGGACTTCCGGTCCATCACTTCAAAAAGTACTGAACGT ATGTTTTACTATCAGGAAGATCCATATCCTCCCGAAAAAGGGATATTCAAAGGGCATGTGAAGTGGTCCGGAGACATAATGAGAAAAGATGCCTCAATCACCTTGAATGATGTTCTCCCTACGTTTAACGGCACCTACATCTGTCAGGTGGTCAATCCTCCAGATGCCCACGGCAGTACTGGAGAAACCATCCTAAGAGTCGTCAACAAAG AAACTCTCTCTGAGATCAGCCTCCTGGCGGCCATTGTCGGAGGCTCCTGCGCCGTCATCCTGGTCTTTCTTGGTATCTTCATTGCTGTGAAGATGTACAGGAAGAATAATAACAAAAAGGACATTGAGATGCGCCTAGAGGAGTACAGAAAAGACCCAACTGTGTGGTGA